A stretch of Corallococcus exiguus DNA encodes these proteins:
- a CDS encoding efflux RND transporter periplasmic adaptor subunit, giving the protein MKTFMKAAAVAVAVVATGCGGGDKAVVPRASAAQVAQKPVGVRAVTPATQLESSVLKATGSVRSKQSATLSAQASGTLTRVSVDVGDTVKRGQVLAQLDTSNARIAVNQARASKAAADAALDGATSEVERTRVLAQSGSLPRASLDKAEVGFRQAQAQAQQAAAALDSAQASVRDATLTAPFDGVITSKSRNAGDYVSPGTAIFGLVNTQALEVRAPVPESLVDRVSVGTVVKGTLNPSGAPFEAKVKSLGATIDEQTRTVEVLAEVLPAKDAGARLRAGALVELDFSSVAASDNAPEQAGLFLPTQAVNARGQQGFVWVVQDGKAQRRDVKVERVLPGFVRVVQGLGSADRVVADASLPLQDGTALQVVQ; this is encoded by the coding sequence ATGAAGACGTTCATGAAGGCAGCAGCGGTGGCGGTGGCGGTGGTGGCGACGGGGTGCGGTGGGGGTGACAAGGCCGTCGTCCCGCGGGCCTCCGCCGCGCAGGTCGCGCAGAAGCCGGTGGGCGTGCGTGCCGTCACACCCGCCACGCAGCTGGAGTCGAGCGTCCTCAAGGCCACGGGCAGCGTGCGCTCCAAGCAGTCGGCGACGCTGAGCGCGCAGGCGTCCGGCACGCTCACGCGCGTCAGCGTGGACGTGGGCGACACGGTGAAGCGGGGCCAGGTGCTGGCGCAGCTGGACACCTCCAACGCGCGCATCGCCGTCAACCAGGCGCGTGCCTCCAAGGCGGCGGCGGACGCGGCGCTGGATGGCGCGACGTCGGAGGTGGAGCGGACGCGTGTGCTGGCGCAATCGGGCAGCCTCCCGCGCGCCTCGCTCGACAAGGCGGAGGTGGGCTTCCGTCAGGCGCAGGCGCAGGCGCAGCAGGCCGCCGCCGCCCTGGACAGCGCGCAGGCGTCCGTGCGCGACGCCACGCTCACGGCCCCCTTCGACGGCGTCATCACCAGCAAGAGCCGCAACGCGGGCGACTACGTGTCGCCGGGCACGGCCATCTTCGGGCTCGTCAACACGCAGGCGCTGGAGGTGCGCGCCCCGGTGCCCGAGTCACTCGTGGACCGCGTGTCGGTGGGCACCGTCGTGAAGGGCACGCTCAACCCCTCCGGCGCGCCCTTCGAGGCGAAGGTGAAGAGCCTGGGCGCCACCATCGACGAGCAGACGCGCACCGTGGAGGTGCTCGCGGAGGTGCTGCCGGCGAAGGACGCCGGTGCGCGGCTGCGCGCGGGCGCCCTGGTGGAGCTGGACTTCTCCAGCGTGGCGGCCTCCGACAACGCACCGGAGCAGGCGGGCCTCTTCCTGCCCACGCAGGCCGTCAACGCCCGGGGCCAGCAGGGCTTCGTCTGGGTGGTGCAGGACGGCAAGGCGCAGCGCCGGGACGTCAAGGTGGAGCGCGTGCTGCCCGGCTTCGTGCGCGTGGTGCAGGGACTGGGCTCCGCCGACCGCGTCGTGGCCGACGCCAGCCTGCCGCTCCAGGACGGCACCGCGCTCCAGGTCGTCCAGTAG
- a CDS encoding RCC1 domain-containing protein, whose amino-acid sequence MNRLIGFRFQLALLAVLTLLGTGCGADPEPPKSQPKSPTLVESTQSAVNLMANEAVTLHVAAKDDAQRALGFSWEASTGVLEQPQSTATTSDVRWKGPECLPAGTRARVTVTITNHVAPAITRSFALSVVACPAAPAVAAGRYHSLVLRPDGTVVEWGLSYLRFDGSARPVPGLTDIRAVAAGGDHALALRKDGTVWAWGSNFSGQLGDGTTTTRTTPVRVVGLTEVLAVAATGYSSLALCKDGTVWAWGDNSDGQLGDGTTEGRLTPVQVPGLARVTGIAASRDHSLAVLADGTVRAWGNNSSGQLGNGEFNWEVGSLRPVAVLHLTDVVSVAASYALSFAVHSDGTVSSWGTNVDGALGGDSRRNGHIPGKVPGMTDVTTLSAGTFYAVALMGDGTVRGWGTNGSGQLGDGTYTRHAPTQVSGLAGVAAVAAGDEHVLAVLSDGSLRAWGDNRYMQLGIQPETVNRSGPVQVPGLTEANSVAAGETHSLALRADGTVWAWGDNREGSLGIGAAHGGSTTPAQVPNLSGAKGIAAGESLSLAVLSDGTVMSWGSSSFGQLGVESSSYGFAPEPITGLSGVTAVSAGRWYALALREDGTVWAWGYNGQGQLGDGTTDGRRVPGQVAGLTHVTAIAAGAIHALALREDGTVWAWGDNDFGALGDGTNTAHAMPAQVPALTGVVAVAAGKYHSLALREDGTLWAWGYNGQGQFGDGTTLSQRSPVQVPNLTGVQRIAVGDDHSLAVTNGGPLVTFGSNASGQLGLGEGTGNQSRGEIASLRDARAIAAGSAYTLAVARGGTVWAWGVNAMGQLGNGEAANSPRPLSVTLP is encoded by the coding sequence ATGAACCGATTGATTGGCTTTCGTTTCCAACTGGCATTGCTGGCCGTGCTGACGCTCCTGGGCACCGGCTGTGGTGCCGACCCGGAGCCGCCGAAGTCCCAGCCGAAATCCCCCACGCTCGTCGAGAGCACGCAGTCCGCCGTCAACCTGATGGCCAACGAGGCGGTGACGCTCCACGTCGCCGCGAAGGATGACGCCCAGCGGGCCCTGGGCTTCAGCTGGGAGGCCAGCACGGGTGTCCTGGAGCAGCCGCAAAGCACCGCGACGACCAGCGACGTGCGCTGGAAGGGCCCGGAATGTCTGCCTGCTGGAACGCGCGCCAGGGTGACGGTGACCATCACCAATCATGTGGCGCCCGCCATCACGCGGAGCTTCGCGCTCTCCGTCGTCGCGTGTCCCGCGGCGCCGGCCGTCGCCGCGGGCCGCTACCATTCGCTGGTGCTCCGCCCTGACGGCACGGTCGTGGAGTGGGGCCTCTCCTATCTCCGCTTCGACGGCTCCGCCCGCCCGGTGCCCGGACTGACCGACATCCGGGCGGTGGCGGCGGGAGGCGACCATGCGCTGGCCTTGCGCAAGGACGGCACCGTCTGGGCGTGGGGGAGCAACTTCTCGGGACAGCTGGGAGATGGAACGACGACGACCCGCACCACGCCGGTGCGGGTGGTGGGGCTGACGGAGGTTCTCGCCGTCGCCGCGACTGGCTACTCCTCGCTGGCCCTGTGCAAGGACGGTACGGTCTGGGCGTGGGGGGATAACAGCGACGGCCAGCTCGGCGATGGAACGACGGAGGGACGTCTCACCCCCGTGCAGGTGCCGGGGCTGGCACGGGTCACCGGCATCGCCGCTTCCAGGGATCACTCGCTGGCCGTGCTCGCGGATGGGACGGTCCGGGCATGGGGCAACAACTCCTCGGGTCAGCTTGGCAATGGAGAGTTCAACTGGGAGGTCGGCAGCCTCCGCCCGGTCGCGGTGCTCCATCTGACGGACGTGGTCTCCGTCGCCGCGAGTTATGCGCTCTCGTTCGCCGTGCATTCGGACGGCACCGTGTCGTCGTGGGGCACCAACGTGGATGGGGCCCTGGGCGGTGATTCCCGGAGGAACGGACACATTCCGGGCAAGGTGCCGGGAATGACAGACGTGACCACCCTCTCCGCGGGCACCTTCTACGCGGTGGCCCTGATGGGGGATGGCACCGTCCGGGGCTGGGGAACCAACGGCTCCGGCCAGCTCGGGGATGGGACGTACACCCGCCATGCTCCCACGCAGGTGTCGGGCCTCGCGGGCGTCGCGGCCGTGGCGGCGGGTGACGAGCATGTCCTGGCCGTGCTCTCCGACGGGAGCCTGCGGGCCTGGGGCGACAACCGGTACATGCAGCTCGGCATCCAGCCGGAGACCGTGAACCGCAGCGGACCCGTGCAGGTGCCGGGGCTGACGGAGGCGAATAGCGTGGCCGCGGGTGAAACCCACTCCCTGGCCCTGCGCGCGGATGGCACGGTCTGGGCCTGGGGCGACAACCGCGAAGGCAGCCTGGGGATTGGCGCCGCGCACGGCGGCAGCACGACGCCCGCCCAGGTGCCGAACCTCTCCGGCGCCAAGGGCATTGCCGCGGGCGAGAGCCTCTCGCTGGCGGTGCTCTCCGATGGCACCGTCATGTCGTGGGGCTCCAGCAGCTTCGGGCAACTGGGGGTCGAGTCCTCGTCATACGGTTTTGCCCCCGAACCCATCACCGGGCTGAGCGGCGTCACGGCCGTGTCCGCGGGTCGCTGGTATGCGCTGGCCCTGCGTGAGGACGGCACCGTCTGGGCCTGGGGGTACAACGGCCAGGGCCAGCTCGGCGACGGGACGACCGATGGACGCCGCGTGCCGGGGCAGGTGGCGGGACTGACGCACGTCACCGCCATCGCCGCGGGCGCAATCCACGCGCTGGCGCTGCGTGAGGACGGCACCGTCTGGGCATGGGGGGACAACGACTTCGGGGCCCTGGGGGATGGAACGAACACCGCACACGCCATGCCGGCGCAGGTGCCAGCTCTGACGGGAGTCGTCGCCGTGGCCGCGGGGAAATACCACTCCCTGGCCCTGCGCGAGGACGGCACCCTCTGGGCCTGGGGGTACAACGGCCAGGGCCAGTTCGGCGACGGGACGACTCTCAGCCAGCGGTCCCCGGTGCAGGTTCCCAACCTGACGGGAGTCCAGCGCATCGCCGTGGGCGACGACCACTCGCTCGCCGTGACGAACGGAGGCCCCCTCGTCACCTTTGGGAGCAATGCCTCCGGGCAGCTGGGGCTGGGCGAGGGAACCGGGAACCAGTCGCGCGGAGAGATCGCCTCGCTTCGCGATGCCCGCGCCATCGCGGCGGGCAGCGCCTACACCCTGGCCGTCGCGCGCGGTGGGACGGTGTGGGCCTGGGGCGTCAACGCCATGGGCCAGCTCGGCAACGGCGAGGCGGCGAACAGCCCCCGGCCCCTCTCGGTGACGCTGCCGTAG
- a CDS encoding TolC family protein produces the protein MIIPVLLSSVLLTQAPGVSDRPVQTPIPEPKVAPATAFSLLSLEEAIALAEKQSPSLDAARARLQQSRELGNKAWSGYLPNVTASGSYTRYPRDVSFALPGAPDPITLQKKDQLGGQLTARQALIVPTLWPAIQNAYLGEKAAALTAENTRREILFAVAQSYLGAASLREALAVNEQLLDVRRGFERDAEARFQAGDAEKLAVLRATLDRKEAEQAVVRSRNAYAIARSALAALLARPVDFDVAPPQGNAVTVPAEAGDAQGAEKTALDRRPDAAAARLNVDVARGGRKQILFEYLPNLYANGNYSAANTAGLTGQSTTWTAGLSLSWTLFDGGLREANLRESSGKIAEANANLRGLEEKIRDEVRKSRSELESAEVNLSTAEERVKLAWESARLAKQNFDAGATTYLQVTDVNAALANAQLSAVAESLNVRLSRLALMRAMGLFDPTGHSLVQP, from the coding sequence ATGATCATCCCAGTGCTTCTCTCCAGCGTTCTGCTGACGCAGGCCCCCGGTGTGTCCGACCGGCCCGTTCAGACCCCCATCCCCGAGCCGAAGGTGGCTCCGGCCACCGCGTTCTCGCTGCTCTCCCTCGAGGAGGCCATCGCCCTCGCGGAGAAGCAGAGCCCCAGCCTCGACGCGGCCCGCGCGCGGCTCCAGCAGTCCCGGGAGCTGGGCAACAAGGCCTGGTCGGGCTACCTGCCCAACGTCACCGCGAGCGGTTCGTACACCCGGTACCCCAGGGACGTGTCGTTCGCGCTCCCCGGAGCGCCGGACCCCATCACATTGCAGAAGAAGGACCAGCTGGGCGGACAGCTCACCGCGCGGCAGGCGTTGATCGTCCCCACGCTGTGGCCGGCCATCCAGAACGCCTACCTGGGCGAGAAGGCGGCGGCGCTGACGGCGGAGAACACCCGGCGGGAGATCCTCTTCGCGGTGGCCCAGTCCTACCTCGGCGCCGCGAGCCTGCGGGAGGCCCTGGCGGTGAATGAGCAGCTCCTCGACGTCCGCCGGGGCTTCGAGCGCGATGCCGAGGCGCGCTTCCAGGCCGGCGACGCGGAGAAGCTGGCCGTCCTGCGCGCGACGCTGGACCGCAAGGAGGCGGAGCAGGCGGTGGTGCGCAGCCGCAACGCCTACGCCATCGCGAGGAGCGCCCTGGCCGCACTGCTCGCGCGGCCGGTGGACTTCGACGTGGCGCCACCGCAGGGCAACGCGGTCACCGTCCCCGCCGAGGCCGGTGACGCGCAGGGCGCGGAGAAGACCGCGCTGGACCGGCGGCCGGACGCGGCGGCGGCGCGCCTCAACGTGGACGTCGCGCGCGGCGGCCGGAAGCAGATCCTCTTCGAGTACCTGCCCAACCTGTACGCCAACGGCAACTACTCGGCGGCGAACACCGCCGGGCTCACCGGCCAGAGCACCACCTGGACGGCGGGGCTGTCCCTGTCGTGGACGCTGTTCGACGGCGGCCTGCGCGAGGCCAACCTGCGCGAGTCCTCCGGGAAGATCGCCGAGGCGAACGCCAACCTGCGCGGCCTGGAAGAGAAGATTCGCGATGAGGTGCGCAAGTCCCGCAGCGAGCTGGAGAGCGCGGAGGTCAACCTCAGCACGGCCGAGGAGCGGGTGAAGCTGGCCTGGGAGAGCGCGCGGCTGGCGAAGCAGAACTTCGACGCCGGGGCCACGACGTACCTCCAGGTGACGGACGTCAACGCGGCGCTCGCGAACGCCCAGCTGTCGGCCGTGGCCGAGTCGCTCAACGTGCGGCTGTCCCGCCTGGCGCTGATGCGGGCCATGGGCCTCTTCGACCCCACGGGCCACTCCCTGGTTCAGCCGTAG
- a CDS encoding SGNH/GDSL hydrolase family protein, which translates to MPDRSLIAGVCLGMGLSLAACRAPSTPPEGPSMPWVSIPATDARVRYVGRTYRSATGVVFSHPGVTVRARFWGDAVRMRLDDAGAGGDVGTNHFDVVVDGAPPRLLAVKPGQATYLLASDLPVGLHTVELFKRTESLVGASTLLALEVHGELREPPQQHTGLKLEFVGDSITCGYGTDATFTPQTASSRVPSFTSKHQNPRRSHGWLTAQRLGAEAVFVCYSGHGVYRNLDLSTSGLIPAIYERAVPDHPAAWDFSNDSPDVIVLNAGTNDTFAGAGTAAFLPDEAAFKSAYRTFLERLRTLHPRAHIVCTLGSMTDGFKRKEQQGVVTSVHVGDWISDLVAERQRLGDARVHRHVMAMQNPFADGVGEDWHPSAATHQKMAESLSRFIQDVVRP; encoded by the coding sequence GTGCCCGACCGCTCCCTCATCGCTGGCGTCTGCCTTGGCATGGGCCTGTCGCTGGCCGCGTGCAGGGCCCCCTCCACCCCACCGGAAGGCCCTTCCATGCCCTGGGTGAGCATCCCCGCCACCGACGCGCGCGTGCGGTACGTGGGCCGGACATACCGCTCAGCTACAGGGGTCGTCTTCTCGCATCCGGGCGTCACGGTGCGCGCGCGCTTCTGGGGCGACGCGGTGCGGATGCGGCTCGATGACGCGGGCGCGGGCGGCGACGTGGGGACCAACCACTTCGACGTCGTGGTGGACGGGGCACCTCCCAGGCTGCTCGCGGTGAAGCCCGGTCAGGCCACGTACCTGCTCGCCAGCGACCTTCCCGTGGGCCTGCACACGGTGGAGCTCTTCAAGCGCACCGAGTCCCTGGTGGGCGCCAGCACGCTCCTGGCGCTGGAGGTCCATGGTGAGCTCCGGGAGCCGCCCCAGCAGCACACGGGGCTCAAGCTGGAGTTCGTCGGGGACTCCATCACCTGTGGCTACGGCACCGACGCCACCTTCACTCCCCAGACAGCCTCCTCCAGGGTGCCCTCCTTCACGTCGAAGCACCAGAATCCCAGACGGAGTCATGGCTGGCTCACGGCCCAACGCCTGGGCGCGGAGGCCGTGTTCGTCTGCTATTCGGGCCACGGCGTGTACCGCAACCTGGACCTGTCCACGTCCGGCTTGATTCCGGCCATCTATGAGCGCGCCGTCCCGGACCACCCCGCCGCCTGGGACTTCTCCAACGACTCACCGGATGTGATTGTCCTCAACGCCGGCACCAACGACACGTTCGCGGGCGCGGGCACCGCCGCGTTCCTTCCGGACGAAGCGGCGTTCAAGTCCGCCTACCGGACCTTCCTCGAACGGCTCCGCACGCTGCATCCCCGCGCGCACATCGTCTGCACGCTGGGCAGCATGACGGATGGCTTCAAGCGGAAGGAACAGCAGGGCGTGGTGACGTCCGTGCACGTGGGCGATTGGATTTCCGACCTGGTGGCGGAACGCCAGCGCCTGGGCGACGCCCGGGTCCACCGCCACGTGATGGCCATGCAGAACCCCTTCGCTGACGGCGTCGGCGAGGACTGGCATCCCTCCGCCGCCACGCACCAGAAGATGGCGGAGTCACTGAGCCGGTTCATCCAGGACGTCGTGCGCCCCTGA
- a CDS encoding TetR/AcrR family transcriptional regulator, translating to MTVLSLIPRQRAAVLEAAREIFARSGFLEVSLGDIAYRARLSPVRMAELFKGKKELFDAVVEPRLARPRAREVAMLTAIFEEGREQGTFEVRDSRAAARALALGFQHVECTLLRVGLPPGALKRL from the coding sequence ATGACTGTCTTGTCACTCATCCCCAGGCAGCGCGCGGCCGTCCTCGAAGCCGCGCGCGAAATCTTCGCACGCAGCGGCTTCCTGGAGGTCTCCCTGGGAGACATCGCGTACCGCGCGCGGCTGTCGCCGGTCCGGATGGCCGAACTCTTCAAGGGCAAGAAGGAGCTCTTCGACGCGGTGGTGGAACCGCGGCTCGCGCGTCCCCGGGCTCGCGAGGTCGCGATGCTGACGGCCATCTTCGAGGAGGGCAGGGAACAGGGCACCTTCGAGGTCCGCGACTCCCGGGCCGCCGCACGAGCGCTGGCGCTGGGGTTCCAGCACGTCGAGTGCACGCTGCTGCGCGTCGGCCTGCCGCCGGGAGCGCTCAAGCGACTCTGA
- a CDS encoding TetR/AcrR family transcriptional regulator, with the protein MSSDPRTAIMGAAGEVFARFGFKKASVEDIARRAGVGKGSIYLHFESKEALFEACVERAYGEGLAELNARVRRAKTPEAQVRAYIQCKLEQQSRAPEGQRIELSTIFELGLQAAHLVPRMMESDAAVLAGILEEGVEQGVFTVAEPRSAARGFVALLMQFAVKLMPEGADVALMQSVERCFDIFIRGLLKQPPN; encoded by the coding sequence ATGAGTTCCGACCCACGCACCGCCATCATGGGCGCCGCTGGCGAAGTCTTCGCCCGCTTTGGCTTCAAGAAGGCCTCGGTCGAGGACATCGCCAGGCGGGCAGGCGTGGGCAAGGGCAGCATCTACCTGCACTTCGAGAGCAAGGAAGCGCTCTTCGAGGCCTGCGTGGAGCGGGCGTACGGGGAGGGCCTGGCCGAGCTCAATGCGCGGGTGCGCCGGGCGAAGACGCCCGAGGCCCAGGTCCGGGCCTACATCCAATGCAAGCTGGAGCAGCAGTCCCGTGCACCCGAGGGGCAGCGCATCGAGCTGAGCACCATCTTCGAGCTGGGACTCCAGGCGGCGCACCTCGTACCCAGGATGATGGAGAGTGACGCCGCTGTGCTGGCGGGCATCCTCGAGGAAGGCGTGGAGCAGGGAGTCTTCACCGTGGCCGAGCCCAGGTCCGCGGCCCGTGGCTTCGTGGCGTTGCTCATGCAGTTCGCCGTCAAGTTGATGCCGGAGGGGGCGGACGTCGCGCTGATGCAGTCGGTGGAGCGCTGCTTCGACATCTTCATCCGTGGCCTCCTGAAGCAACCTCCCAACTGA
- a CDS encoding efflux RND transporter permease subunit has product MLQTFIKHSVFTVMLMAAVVVFGLYAYPRIGVDQYPNVDIPYVSVTTLLPGADPESIEKNVTDPLEEALNTVNGVDELNSINLENVSQVTIAFKLGTDVNTAAQDVRDRVQATLRSLPDDIETPVVEKFDIGAAPILTLSLSGSLPVDELTRVAEDVVKPALQSQPGVGSIGVVGGRKREVQLVVDPQRLRGYGLAVGDVSQALQSQSVDLPGGRTTQGGRERIVRLTAEARSVGEIGDIIVASPNGTPVRVRDVAAVVDGAQEARGLARSDTGAAIALVVRKQSGANTVQVAEAVKDSLAELNSQLPEGVTVSTISDNSTNIRASIHAVQEDMLLGGVLSVLIVLLFLRNLRSTLVSAIALPVSVIGTFAVMALLGFTFNIITMLALTLSIGLLIDDAIVVIENIVRHLEEGKTPMQAALEGTKQIVIAVLAVTLAIVAVFVPVAFMEGMIGQFFFQFGVTVAVAVLISYAVSMTLTPMLSSRLLKGHKHGAPTNRVSAAIESALVWVENGYRRVLGAVLNRRGLAVAAAVGVLVLTLGMARFLKFTFIPPSDNGAVRVTLELPVGSTLEDTERELATVAQQARTLEGVKETFSTAGGGTLEEVHKGEVLVNLVPRKERSFDQETFKVQLRAALAQQPGVLLTVQDAAGIGGGRNQQVQYVLRGTDWSQVVAGSEKLLAAMKSNPGLTDVDTTFRSGKPQYDVRIDRERAAKLGVPAAQVGLSLRAYLGRDEFMTYREGGETYDVKLRLPDATLASEEALGQLTVRSTSGQLVELRNVANITPSEGPVQIDRQNQKRQITLLANLAPGYTLGEGMAYLTAQAQQDLPQGVVGGFAGNAKELGKTTAAFATALGLGILLLYMILAAQFGSYIHPFTIMLSLPFALIGAIGALLLSGHALSIFALIGVIMLMGLVVKNGILLVDFTQQLREAGRSARDALLEAAPMRLRPILMTTIAMVAGMVPVALAKGDGAEMRVPMALVIIGGLISSTVLTLVVVPVVYSLLDGVSARFKRREEDAPVAVQLTEEGAH; this is encoded by the coding sequence ATGCTCCAGACCTTCATCAAACACTCTGTCTTCACAGTCATGCTGATGGCGGCGGTCGTCGTCTTCGGCCTGTACGCCTATCCGCGCATCGGCGTGGACCAGTACCCCAACGTCGACATCCCCTACGTCTCCGTCACCACGCTCCTGCCGGGCGCGGACCCCGAGTCCATCGAGAAGAACGTCACCGACCCGCTGGAGGAGGCGCTCAACACGGTCAACGGCGTGGATGAGCTCAACTCCATCAACCTGGAGAACGTGAGCCAGGTGACCATCGCCTTCAAGCTGGGCACCGACGTGAACACCGCGGCCCAGGACGTGCGCGACCGCGTGCAGGCCACGCTGCGCTCACTGCCGGACGACATCGAGACGCCCGTCGTGGAGAAGTTCGACATCGGCGCGGCGCCCATCCTCACGCTGTCGCTCTCCGGCTCCCTGCCCGTGGACGAGCTGACGCGCGTGGCGGAGGACGTGGTGAAGCCCGCCCTCCAGAGCCAGCCGGGCGTGGGCAGCATCGGCGTGGTGGGTGGCCGGAAGCGCGAGGTGCAGCTGGTGGTGGACCCGCAGCGGCTGCGCGGCTACGGGCTGGCCGTTGGCGACGTGAGCCAGGCGCTCCAGTCGCAGAGCGTGGACCTGCCCGGCGGGCGCACCACCCAGGGCGGACGTGAGCGCATCGTCCGGCTGACGGCGGAGGCGCGCAGCGTGGGAGAGATTGGGGACATCATCGTCGCCAGCCCCAACGGCACCCCGGTGCGCGTGCGGGACGTGGCGGCGGTGGTGGACGGTGCGCAGGAGGCGCGCGGCCTGGCCCGCTCGGACACGGGCGCCGCCATCGCGCTCGTGGTGCGCAAGCAGTCCGGCGCCAACACGGTGCAGGTGGCCGAGGCCGTCAAGGACTCCCTGGCGGAGCTCAATTCTCAACTGCCCGAGGGCGTGACGGTCAGCACCATCAGCGACAACTCCACCAACATCCGCGCGTCCATCCACGCGGTGCAGGAGGACATGTTGCTGGGCGGCGTGCTGTCCGTGCTCATCGTGCTGCTGTTCCTGCGCAACCTGCGCTCGACGCTCGTCTCCGCCATCGCGCTGCCGGTGAGCGTCATCGGCACGTTCGCGGTGATGGCGCTGCTGGGCTTCACCTTCAACATCATCACCATGCTGGCGCTGACGCTCTCCATCGGCCTGCTCATCGATGACGCCATCGTGGTCATCGAGAACATCGTCCGGCACCTGGAGGAGGGGAAGACGCCCATGCAGGCGGCGCTGGAGGGCACGAAGCAGATTGTCATCGCGGTGCTCGCGGTGACGCTGGCCATCGTGGCGGTGTTCGTCCCCGTGGCCTTCATGGAGGGCATGATTGGCCAGTTCTTCTTCCAGTTCGGCGTCACGGTGGCCGTGGCGGTGCTCATCTCCTACGCGGTGTCGATGACGCTCACGCCCATGCTCTCCAGCCGCCTGCTCAAGGGGCACAAGCATGGCGCTCCCACCAACCGCGTGAGCGCGGCCATCGAGAGCGCGCTCGTCTGGGTGGAGAACGGGTATCGCCGCGTGCTGGGCGCCGTGCTCAACCGGCGGGGTCTGGCGGTGGCCGCGGCGGTGGGCGTGCTGGTGCTGACGCTGGGCATGGCCCGCTTCCTCAAGTTCACCTTCATCCCGCCCTCGGACAACGGCGCGGTGCGCGTGACGCTGGAGCTGCCCGTGGGCTCCACCCTGGAGGACACCGAGCGTGAGCTGGCCACCGTGGCGCAGCAGGCGCGCACCCTGGAGGGCGTGAAGGAGACGTTCAGCACCGCGGGCGGCGGCACGCTGGAGGAGGTGCACAAGGGCGAGGTGCTGGTGAACCTGGTGCCGCGCAAGGAGCGTTCGTTCGACCAGGAGACCTTCAAGGTCCAGCTGCGCGCCGCGCTGGCGCAGCAGCCGGGCGTGCTGCTCACCGTGCAGGACGCGGCGGGCATTGGCGGTGGCCGCAACCAGCAGGTGCAGTACGTGCTGCGCGGCACGGACTGGTCCCAGGTCGTCGCCGGCAGCGAGAAGCTGCTCGCCGCGATGAAGTCCAACCCGGGCCTGACCGACGTGGACACCACGTTCCGCAGCGGCAAGCCGCAGTACGACGTGCGCATCGACCGTGAGCGGGCCGCGAAGCTGGGCGTGCCGGCCGCGCAGGTGGGGCTCTCACTCCGTGCCTACCTGGGCCGCGACGAGTTCATGACCTACCGCGAGGGCGGTGAGACGTACGACGTGAAGCTGCGCCTGCCGGACGCGACGCTCGCCTCCGAGGAGGCGCTGGGACAGCTCACCGTGCGCTCCACGAGCGGGCAGCTGGTGGAGCTGCGCAACGTGGCCAACATCACGCCTTCGGAGGGCCCGGTGCAGATCGACCGGCAGAACCAGAAGCGGCAGATCACCCTGCTCGCCAACCTGGCCCCGGGCTACACGCTGGGCGAGGGCATGGCTTACCTCACGGCGCAGGCCCAGCAGGACCTGCCCCAGGGCGTGGTGGGCGGCTTCGCTGGCAACGCGAAGGAGCTGGGCAAGACGACCGCCGCCTTCGCCACCGCGCTGGGGCTGGGCATCCTGCTGCTCTACATGATCCTGGCGGCGCAGTTCGGCAGCTACATCCACCCGTTCACCATCATGCTGTCGCTGCCCTTCGCGCTCATCGGAGCCATTGGCGCGCTGCTGCTGTCGGGCCACGCGCTGTCCATCTTCGCGCTCATCGGCGTCATCATGCTGATGGGCCTGGTGGTGAAGAACGGCATCCTGCTCGTGGACTTCACCCAGCAGCTGCGTGAGGCGGGCCGGAGCGCGCGTGATGCACTGCTGGAGGCCGCGCCCATGCGCCTGCGCCCCATCCTCATGACGACCATCGCGATGGTGGCTGGCATGGTGCCGGTGGCGCTCGCCAAGGGGGATGGCGCGGAGATGCGCGTGCCCATGGCGCTGGTCATCATCGGCGGCCTCATCAGCTCCACGGTGCTGACGCTGGTGGTGGTGCCCGTCGTCTACTCGCTGCTGGACGGAGTCTCCGCGCGCTTCAAGCGCCGTGAGGAGGACGCTCCGGTGGCGGTCCAACTCACGGAAGAAGGCGCGCACTGA